The following are encoded together in the Candidatus Eisenbacteria bacterium genome:
- a CDS encoding RNA polymerase sigma factor, with translation MDERAAGGGDGAKPHETTAVLIARARAGDTPAGQRLFARLLPVLRRWARHRFPARLRDARDTEDLVQDVLLRAFRRIDQFENRGEGAFLAYLRQILLNAVKDEARRAGRRPGAPLPLDETLTDRAPSAVERAIGADKLQRFEDALATLPEEQQQAVILRVEFGYSHAQIAEALGKPSMDAARVMVARALAELARRIDEA, from the coding sequence ATGGACGAGCGTGCCGCCGGTGGGGGGGACGGCGCGAAGCCGCACGAGACGACTGCCGTTCTCATCGCGAGAGCCCGGGCCGGCGACACGCCGGCCGGGCAGCGCCTCTTCGCGAGGCTGCTGCCCGTGCTGCGACGATGGGCGCGGCACCGGTTCCCGGCGCGGCTTCGCGACGCGCGCGACACGGAAGATCTCGTCCAGGACGTCCTGCTCCGCGCGTTCCGCCGGATCGACCAGTTCGAGAACCGGGGCGAGGGCGCGTTTCTCGCCTACCTGCGCCAGATCCTCCTGAACGCGGTGAAGGACGAAGCGCGGCGCGCGGGACGGCGGCCGGGAGCTCCCCTGCCCCTCGACGAGACTCTCACGGACCGGGCTCCGTCGGCCGTCGAGCGCGCCATCGGGGCGGACAAGCTGCAGCGCTTCGAAGACGCGCTCGCGACCTTGCCGGAGGAGCAGCAGCAAGCCGTGATCCTGAGAGTCGAGTTCGGCTACTCCCACGCGCAGATCGCCGAGGCGCTCGGAAAGCCCTCGATGGACGCCGCCCGCGTGATGGTGGCTCGCGCGCTCGCGGAACTGGCTCGGAGGATCGATGAAGCCTGA